The Candidatus Denitrolinea symbiosum DNA window ATGTTTATAGAGCGGACGCTCCCACTGTAAGCCATCCTTATGACACAATTGCTCAAAAAGCGGGGATAATACACCTTCCCCCACTAACTCGCGCAGGCTTTTGCCTGTTGCAAACGGCGGTGTGATTTCGATGTACGGTCCCTTGAGCAGCAGGTTTTCTTCTTCCAGTGCGCGGGTGAACTCTTGACGCAAACGCTCGTCCTGAAACGGCTTGATGGTCTTCAGATAACGGATATAGGTTTCTCGAAGATGTCGGGTGGTATATATCGGATGGAGCGACATGAACTTACGATCCTTTCAATGGGGCATAAACGTTATGAGGGGAGGACGCGGAATATTTTACTTCCCTAATCATTTGATAGGGGAATTGAATAGGAAACATGTCACTGGCGCGGGCGCATGTCTGTCCGTGATTTTCCCAGGCTTCCCAATATTCTTGACCGCGAGGCGCAATGAACTGTTTACATCCACAAAGATAAGCGCTCTTCCTATCTCTCATAAGAACATATTTTGAGGAGAGATCAATCTCGATTTTTGTTCGGCTGTCCCAAAGGGCGACGAGAAGGCGCGGTCTTTCTTTACTTGGGAAGAATACCTCCTGGCGACCAGCGCGCTGTATTTCAATAATCTTTCCCCATCCTGCATCTGAATGTACCCAATATCCGACCCAGACAATATCGTTCGGAAGAGGATGCTTTCGGCTTAATTCCAGCAGAAGACGAGATCGTAACGGAGTGTCTTCTCGATTCAGCACTTCCTGCACTGCAAAGGATGGCTGCGCCGATAAAGCCTGCGCCGCGTCCGTTTCTGATAAATGCCCCGCCTGAATTTCCTGCCAAATGTATTCCACAGCTTGAGTATCCTGGCTCTGAATCAGAGTCTGTAATGCCTTATAAATAATATTTGGGGCTTTTGCCATCTTCAGAACCAGCCATGCGCTCTCAGGCTTGATGGTCTTCGCCTCTTGAATCAACGCGAGATATTCCTGGATGAAATCTCCCTGATGTGTTTGCAGTTTCTCCAAACTCTCGACGCGGAACATGTGCATCAGGAAGGCGCGGCGCGTATTCGGATCGCGCGAGGCAAGCCAGCGTTGAAATCCAAGCAGATGAAGCAGGCTGCCTTCGTTCCAATGGCTGACGCACCACTTGATCTCTTCATCTCGTTCCTGAATATGGTTTTGCGTATCGAAAATGCAAGCCTTCTCAGCATGAAGGACAAACGCGCGCGTTGGGCGAAGATGCAATTCCTGTTCGATTTGCGCTAGCCTCTCTTTGGGGTTGACCAGGTCCACAGAAATGGTGTTTTCGGGCGGATCTTTCGGCAGAGGCGGAGCATCATCGGGCGCCGCGGCGAGGAATTGGACTTTATACGAGGCAGGCGGCAAACTGATTTCGTCAGGCAGATCTACTCTCCACCAGCCAGCGGCTGGCATGTAATCGCTCGAAAATGCATCATCAGGCAGGCGAATTTCCACGGGATCAGCCCAGGGCTGCCAAAGTGACCACAGGCGCAGGCGGCGGTGACGCAAGGGACGCGGTTCGTACCAGTGTATCCGCCAGTTGCCGCCATCCACCCATTCAAAATGACAGACGCGTACATCCAGTTCCTGGGTCAAACGCAAAATAGGAAGCGTAGTCAATAATTCACGCGAAGCATCGAGTAGTTCAAGCACAAAATCAAAGACCGATTGTTCGCCGTGCGCGCGCAAGGTATCGGAAAAACTATCCAGGCGAAACTCCAGGTAATGTCTGGCGCGTTCGATTTCCTGGCTTTCGGTAGAGTGGAGCGGCTCGGATTGCCCAGGTACTTTCAGATGCAAGGCAATCAACGGGGCTTTTTCCTCCATCAGCGGCAATTCCACACGTAAGCGCGGTGCATGACTTTGGAGCAATTGAGCCAGCGGAAGGCGCAGTGGATTGCTTTGCCATTCGAGTGCGGAAGCAGTATCCAATTGCAATGACCAACGCAGACGCGGGATTGCCAAGTTTAATGGGACGCGCACCGCCTCAGGTTGTAACGGATATTCCAGCCCTAATTGTGCATGATCTGCATTTCTCTCTACTCGAACCTGCCAGCCGTTGGAGGCCCGCTGTACACTGATATCGTCCTGCAAAGCCGTCAATCCACATTCTTTAGGGATATGGACATGAAAGAGAACCTCTTCTGCACCTTGTGGACCTGGCAAGTAATACGACCGCAATCCTGTTATTTGGATGTCATGCCAAGTACGGAAAGGCAACACGATCTCCGTCCGTGCTGGTCCGAGCGCCAGAAGATGATATGTACCGATCGGTCTTTCACCCAACCAACGACGCAGATCAAGCAGCGCACAGCCCTCTTCGATTTTTATCTGATATGGCAACTCCTTTGCCGTTCCCTCCCATTTGCCGCCTGGCTGTGCCGCATAATGCGATTCGAGTGTGAGATTCCAATCCTTTAAGTCGGCTTCGGGATGCTGCACATTGCGCAGCGGCAAACGCAACCACGGCGCTCCGAGGAAGAGCGTTTTCTCCTCCACAGGCAGGCTTTGAGGATGAACCGCCTGACCTTCCAATGTCGGTTCATAGACTGCGCTGACGGGAATTGGCGGACAAACATCCTCCCCGCCGCGGAGCAGACGAATCAGTCTCACATTCGTCATGTCCCACGCCTGCGCCTGCCAGGCATCCCAGGGTGAAGCAAAGGGATGTAACTCCTGCACTTGCCGCGCGTCGCTTTCGAAATGGAGCGCAACATCTGAGGGGTAGAAGAGCCAGATCGTTTGGGCAGGCAGGCTGGGGGTCGCGGAACGAGGCGATCCATCTTCCAGGCGAAATGCCAGCAGGGGCGTTGATCCCTCCGCTGGAAGTAATCGCAGGGAGTGTTTCAGGATGACCTTGTCCTCTTGTTTCTGGCAAATCAGACTGATCTGTACATGTTCTGCGGGTTCGGTAAGCAAGGATTCCGTTTCCTCGGTTTGCCATTCCTGCCCACTGCGCTTCGTGCGGACATTCTTCTCCTCTACCAATATTTCAATCCCGCCTTTCAGACAGCGGATATGCCAGAAATGCGGATTGCCCGCCTCTTCCAACGAAACAGGCTGAGAAGGGAGCAAGAGTCGAAATGCGGGTTCATACGGCTGGAAGAAGAGACGCGGCAAACGCCTGCGTTGGGATGGTTCAGGGGGATTTTGCAGATAATTCTCGAACGCTTGCAGAACGTAGGGACGCAAGCCCAGTTGTTCTGCTGAAGGCAGGGGTTCGCCTTGAATTGCCTGGCGCGCCATTTGGCGGCACTTATTGAAGAAGCGCAGCGCAGGCTCCCCTCCATGTTGGAAGAAATGTTGCACGATGTCGTCTACGAATAATTCCACAGTGGAACGATCTAGCAGACTCGTAAGCGCGGATGAATCGTCCAACCCCGAAAAACGCGGGTTTTGAACGCTGGGAAGCAGGATGTGTTTGAAGAAATCGGGCAGAGAAAAGACAGGAATTCCACCATGCAAACGGATCGGCGTAACATACTTCAACCCCGATATGCCCTGAAATGTACGGAAGCCATGACTTTCCACAATCTCAAGGAAAGATTCTCCCCAGTGATGGTTATGTAAATGGCTTTCGCTATCGAGCCCAACTGATTCAGCGACCTTTTGCCAGAAAGCACGCTCATCATTGAGTGCGGCTTTGAAAGCCAGATAGGTCACAAATACGGCCGGATAGTTTTGTTGTAAACGACGTGTGGCTTCGGCGATACCGTGCCTATTGATAAAATCTTCCAGAGCCTTTTCCAACTCTGCATATTCCGCCTGGTTGAGCGGAATCTCCGCCAGCAATTCAATTTGAGAGAGATATGGGCGAAAGCGGTTTTCCCAATCTTGAAGGTGCATGAATCTTGCTCCTGGAGAGACCCTAAAGGTTTCTGGAAAACCTTTGGAACTGGTTTTCCCTAAAACAATTTCTCCTGTTTCGGCAACGCGTCGGCGCGCAGACGGGCGTTATCGGCATACATCATCAATTGCGGATCATCCTCGAAGACGCGCGCAGGGAGACGCTCCGCGACCTGGACGATGGTGACATACTCGCGTTCTTTCCAGGCGCGGCTGAATCCTGCGCGGATCGCCTCAAGACGAAAAGTTTTTAGCCGCCCCTTGCCTTTGAGATATAGGGCAAACTCGCGCAGGAGACCCTTCTCGCGCAATGCCTGCATGTCGCTCTCTTTGCCAGGATCGGGCAAATACCAGCGATCCGTATCGTCTTTCAGGAAATTTTCTTCCAAGATGTCGCGCAGTTCAGGCATGGACTCGTATGAAACCTGGTGCAGTTCCTTTTTGAATTTGTTCGCCAACTCCGAATAGGTCTGCGGACCATCGCCCTGCTCAGAATCGAGTTGACGGCGCAGCCACTGGATTGCGCTCTTCTCGTCGGTGATGAATAGTGGCAACTGCTCGACGCGTTCCGCCTGCAAGCGCAGACGGTCATACTTTGCTGCCTGCGGGAAGGTGAAGAACATGCCATCGCGTTCGGCGAAACGTTCTTTCAAGCCTTGATAAAACTCAGGCGCGGAAAGCGGCACGGACAACCCGCGCTGGATGTGATACGCCACCATGCGGTCATAGAGGAGGTAAGGTGCGCGCTCTTCGATGAACTCGATGAGATGGTCTCCTTTGAGCGTTGGCGGAGCGACGTGCTCCAAATGCTGGCTAATGAATTCCCATGCCCCGCGTACACTGCCGTTTTCAGCAATAAATTTTTGCTCGAATTCCGCCGCGGGCTTGTAAGCAGAGATGATCAGGTCTTGCTTGACCGCGCTGGTGGTTGTGACTTGTTTGAATGTGCCTTGCTTTTTATCCAGCGTGCGAACATCCGCAATCATAAAGCCCGCCCGTAACAAGGCTTCGAGAATGCTGTTCCAAACGGCATTCTGTGAGTTATGAAACTCAACCGTCATCCAGCGATTGGGTTTGAGAACGCGGTAAAACTCACGAAAACAAGACTCCATCAATGCCTGATATTCAGGCAAACCCTTGCGCTGAGTTTTGTTCACTACCGCTTCGGGTTCGTTGTTCGTAAATACGCCCAGCCAGGCTTCCCATAGGAAGTTGAGTTCGGAATACATCAAATTGCCACCGAATGGTGGATCAACGAAAACATAATCAACAAAATTGCTATTCAGATTTGCGCTTTCTGAAGAATTCGCACCAATCAAGGCATCCAATCTATTATTTTGCAATTCAATTAATGCTTGAGAAATAAACTGAACGTTTCGTTGGAAAGAAAGGAATACGTTTGGTGGAGTTATGATGCTTGCAACATACAGAGTCCCCGATAAAGGTCCTCCACCTTTCTTATCGGCTCTGAAGCGGCGCAATTTAGAAGCATAAGGAATGATCGCTGTAAATACCAGTTTCAGTGCTTGCTTGGTACGAAAATCATCCTCTTTACTGATCTTGCTCCATAATGTCGCCAGCGCCCATAGATTGCAGCGGGTGTAGAAGTGGTGGGCGTGTGTAATGCCAGCATGAACTCCCGCACGCCACGTATCTCCCCAATTGTCGCCTTTGAACATCATGGGTGTAGTAGGAAAAGGATAAGGAATATCGCTGTTCTCGATCTTCTCGATGAGCGCCAGGTCATGTTCATCAGGGCGTTTTTCGTGGCGTTTTTTGCCTACTGAATAATTGATCAGCACGGGCACTTGCTTTGCCATGCGCACGGTCTGCCCCAGGGCGCGGTCATATTTGGTCTCGAAGGCGCGCTCGGCGCGCTGGGTGCGGCTCTCCTTGCGCGGGCTTTTGCTCAGGCGGGTACGGCAGGAGGGGCAGTCCCAATCCTCGCGCACACTCCCTTTTTTGTGATCCACTGCCACGTTCCAGAAGATCATCTCCGTCCCGCAGGATGGGCAGAGGAAAACATCTGACCAAACAGTGTAATTGATTTTGCCTTTGACACGCTCTCCCTCACCCCTGTCCCCTCTCCCAGAGGGAGAGGGGGAAGCATGCCACGTTTCATACATCCAGCCGCATTCCTTTTCCACCTCTGCCAGAATGCGTTTGGCTTCGCGTTCGAAGGCGCGTGCATCTACAGGTGTGTTGTAGTTATAGGCAATGAAGGTCGCGGCGGGAGAGAGATCAATCAACACCGCTTTGCGCGCCCCCAACCGCGAGATGGGCTTATCTCCATCCCAGATCACGCCTTCTTCATCCACGCGGTAACCAAGGCTTTCCACGGTTTTCTTGTCGCCGCATAATTGCGCCGCGACGCCTGTCATGCCCGTGCCGCAAAAGCCGTCCAGCACCACGTCGCCAGGGTCGGTGTAATGCAGAATGTAACGCATGATCGCTTTGTGCGGGACCTTGGTATGGTAAGAGTGCGCATTGTAGATCGGGTCGTTCTTGCCTTCAGACACATCCGAGGCGAAGGGATCGCGGTGATATGCCCTCACCCCTAACCCCTCTCCCGAAGGGAGAGGGGGACGTTCCCGTTCCCATTTCTCGATGATTTCAGCCAGAAAGGGATTCGGGCAGGCAGTGTAATAGGGCGGGTCGGAGAGCGCCAGAATCGCTTCGTCGCTGGCTTTCGGGAAACCTGGTGTCTTCCGAAATTCAGGATCCTGTAAACGCAGGCGCAGTTTTTCCAACCAGACTCGGCGTTCTTCTTCGTTGCGTTGAGGAACGGTCTTTTCGGTAAGCAGATCCAGTTGAGGCATGAGGTCTCCGATTAAATTCAACTCATCATCATTTCAGATGTCATTGCGAGTGGAGCGAAGCAATCCCCTCTTGGGCATAACGATTGCTTCTCGAAGATCGCAATGACATGATTACCTACCAATCCAATTCAATCCGAATCTTGTCGCGCTTCTTGTCGCCCAGTTGTTTCTGCAAAAGCGTATCCAGGCGTTGGTACAGTTCTTCCACGGTGCAGGGCATCCCAGCCTGTGTGAGCGCCAGCAGGAACTCAGTGCCATTCAGCACGACTTTCTCCAATCCCTGCAGAGCATCGTTCACTGATTGAACGAAAATCTGGGAAACGCTGACGGGCAACTTCCCATCGCGAATGAACGATTGGATTTGTTCCCGATAAGGTGATTTAAGCAAAGCGACATCCTCGCTGACCTCGGGCTTTTGCAGTTCCTCGCGCAGGCGCGTCACCCAGGATGTGTGCAGGCGATCCAGTTCCTGAAGAACGGTATCCAATGTCTCATGCACAGACTTCCTCCCGCCTTCCGCGCGCGGGTCGAAGCCGCAATGTGGACATTCGGTATGCTCGCGCAAGTCGTCTTTAGTCAAGACGGGACAGGCGCGTAACGAATCGTTGAAAGTCTGTTGCAGTCGGCGAAATTCACTCTCTGGCAAAATCGAAACCTCCTGCAACGCCAGCAATTGCCTCCAGCGTGGGTCCTGCGTGAGAGAACGTTTGCGCTCATCGCCTGCTCGATCCAACCGCGCGCTCTGGTGAAGTTGCAGGTAGGCGTCCATGTAGGCGGAGCGCAGGTTGCTCAATCCGCCGTTTAAGCGGGAATAAAGCGAAGGGTCGGAACGCGTTTTGGGATCGCGGAGCCAGCGGATTTGTTCTTGCCTGAGGCGGTTCGCTTCCGCCTGCCAGGGATGACTCGCGGGCAGTCGTAACTCCGCGCGGGTGACGTAATTCAGATGAGGCTGTAACGCCTGGAGCAATTCCCGCATCTGACTCAGTCTTTGCAGGGTCTCGCGTCCCTTGAGTTTGGCGCGCACCTCCGAGACGCTCAACCCAAACTGCCGCAAACGTCCAGGCGTGTTCAGACGCTCCAACGCTTGAAGCAGATCACGGTAGCCTTCCAGTTCCTTCCGCCATTGTTGGCTCTCTTCAGCCGACAAAATCATTTCGCCCAAATACCGCAATCCCTCGCGCAGGTTGTCGAGCGCCATTGCCAGGCGCGGCAGTTCGCTCTCTGCCAAACGACTTACATCCTGCGCGGCGCGTTCATGTTGCGACGAATCACTCACCCATTCCACGGGCAATCCCAGTCCCTCGAACAAGGCTTTGAGCGATTGTTCTGGCACAGGCTTGGGACGGGCGATAGTGGAAAAATGCGTGAGGTCGTTCACCTCGATCCGCGCCACCTCATCCAGGTCGTCGGAGGTGAAAGTGCGCCCCATCCATGTCAGGGTGATTTCGCCCTGGCGAAGAAGCGCGGCAAGAACCACCATCAACAATTCGGGTTCGAGATTGAAGGTCAATTCGCGTTCGCGACGCGGATCCACGCCGATCAATTCCTTTCGATTCAAGACGCGCCCTGCGCCGAGCGCCTCCAGCCTGGATAAGATGGCTGAGGCATATTTCGATTCCGCGCCAGTGTATGCGGGCTGACCCTCCCCAATGCGAATCAACTCCAACCCTTCGAGAATACTCTGCGCCTGTTGGTTGAGCGGTCCGCCTGCCAGCGCGCGCAACGCTGCCTGACACGCCTGTGGCAGGGAGAGTTGGGTCAATTGAATGCGACCGAACGATGGATAGTCGCGATACTTCTTTTGAAAGTAATTATTCAAAATCGCTGAGGTCAATTGATAGACCTGGTCGCGCAGACTGGATTCGGCTCTTGCCAGACGATACTCCCCCCAACTCTCTGCAACGTTGTGACTCGATTTGCCATATCGAACATCGAAGGCGTGAGCGAAATTCTCGCGCAGCCAGCGCGTAATCGTGCTCAGGAACTGGTCGGCTTTGCGTTCATATTGAGTCTTGTTGCTTCCAGAAGAGATTGCCGCCATCTCGCGCGCTCCTGCGTACAACCGCAGATTCTGGTGAAAGAGGTCATCGGGCGCATGCAACAGAAAAAAGACCTCATCATCCTTCGGCGCATCTTTCTTGCCGTTTTGCTTGAACAGGCTGAGAAAGTGAATATAGAAATCCCGTTCGGGTTGGGTGTGAGAACGTTCATCCCGCGCGCCCAAAAAGACATAACCATCGCGCGTCATCCCATGCCCAGACCAGGGAATCTCAGTCTGCCAGATACGGAACCCAGGGCGGTATGTGCTTTCGCTCAATTCCAAAATTCGCCTCAAGGCGTCGAAGTAATAGCGATCTAGCACCTCTTCCTCGAGGACCGCCGCCCGCTGTTCGATCAACGCGTCGAAATCCACATCCTTGTCGAGATCGAGATAGTATTGGTCGTTCTCTCGGTTGTGGGAAATAAACTGACCACTTACCGCGCGCGAGATTTCCTGCAAGACGCTTTCGACACTTGTCAGAAGAAACGCTGCATCTGCTTCGGGAATCGGCAAATACAAACACAAACGATCCCGCAGTTCCTTGGGCGTCAATCCAATTGGAGCGCGGAGATCGCCCGTCGTCAGGCGGTGCAGGGAAAGTGCGTGAACAACACGTAATGCCGCATCCCGATAAATCGGCGACATCGCGTTCTTGATTCGTTCTTCCAACACCTGGCTTTTGTCCATCACCTCGCGGATTTCAGGCGTGCTTCGATAGGAAGGGTCCTCCTGAATCAAACGCCAAAAAGCATCGAAGGAAAGCAGTCCGACTTGGTCCTGAGGCACGTCGTCATTGAGAATTCGGCGCATCTCTTGACTGATGGCTTTGAGCGCCTGGCGCTTCTCAATGACTGTCACACGCTCGAACATTTCCAAATACGCGGGGTGGACTGGGAAGAGTTCGATGAACTCATCCATCCGTTCCGCCATCAGTTCATAGAGTGATGAGAACTTTTCCAGATAAGTGCGGATTCGTTCACGTTGGGAAGCGTTCTTGGCGAGCAATCGCCGCGAAACGACAAAAGCCACATCCTCGCGAACGATACGAACCTGCTGATAGCGGTCGCGCACGCGGCGGATCGAATCGGCAGCGAACTGAAAACGCGGGTTGTCGAAAAGCGACTCTTGAATCCCAGCCACGAAGCGTAGATCCGACACGGCGCAGGTTTCCCCGATCTCGCGCAGGAATGCCAGATCCATGATGAGTTCTCGTTCTTTCCGACCCAGCAGGTATTCCAGCAGTTCATCAATGACGACCAACAGTCCCTGACCAGGATATTTCTTCTGAAAAGCCGTCATTGCATCAATCAACAAATCTTTGGCATTGGGGGCTTCATCCATAGATGGGAAGTGAACACTCACACCCAATTTCTTGAGTCCTTCCTGCAAATAACCCAATACCACATCCCGTAATGTCATATTGGTGCTTCCAAATTCCTGCCGCACCACACGGAACTGCCCTGCGACGGCTTGTTTTACCCCTTTGGCAACCGCTGGATGGGTCACTGCCTCAGCCAGGTCAGCGTGTTCGGCAACAGAAGAGAGCAATGACATCAAATGCGATTTGCCTGTGCCGTAGTTGCCCACCACGAACAAGCCGCCCGACTCTTCGCCTCGCTCCAGACTCAGGGTGGGCAGGACGCGATGGAGAATCACATCTGCCATGCGATCAGATATCACATACGTCCGCACCAAGCGTTCGGCTTCCACTCGCTTCTCTGCCTGGCGAAGTTGGACTACAGTCTCGATAGGCTCAAACTGAATCAGGTCAGCATATTTCATGGTTGCCTCGTTGATGATCGAAAAATATTCTCAAGTTGAGCGTGGGTACGTTCATGTGCAACAACAATCAAATGTGCTCGGGCGCGCGAGCAGGCAACGTATAACAATGGATTTAGCCACGATGGGTCATTGTCTTCCAGTCCAGTCAAGATGACGACTCGGCTTTCCAAACCTTTGAAGCGATGGGCGCTACTCACGCGAATATCATTCTTGCGCAAATTGAGATCGCCCCATTCCATTAGGACGAAGTTCCCAAATTTCTTTCCTGGAACGAAGGATGTTTTCTCTGGCGAGCGGGTGGTGAGCAAGACAATGTTCGACGGTTCAACTTTCTCATCGTTCACCAGATGATGCAGGGTTTTCTTAACCCGTTCTCCCTGCTCATGGGGGGTTGAGAAGTAAAAGATTTCAGGCTCTCTTCCTTCGGGTCCTCGGCAGGTAAGTACTGTTGGGTTGTGATGAAATCCCTTGACTACGTTGTGAATCGCACGCGTGTTGCGGCAATTTTCCCACAAGGTAAAAGGCTCAACACTTATCATTTGTGTTAGGCTAGCAGGACGGTGATAGATGTTCTGATTACTGTCGTAAAAGACATAGAAGATCCCTTGATGTTGGTCGCGCAATAGAAAGAACAAAATCTCCCACCATTCATCACGGAAATCCTGTCCTTCGTCTACGATAATGGCGTCAAACTGAGGTCCCAATTCGTCAATGGCATCTAGAAGCATTTGGGGTAATACTTCGTTGAAGTATTCCTCTTCACTTCGATGAGCGCGATAGCCGATCCCTGCTTCCTTCGCCAAATGCTTGCACAAACCATGAAAGTGGAAAACGCTTATCTCATCAGTCACACGTTGATGGAGATATTCCGCCAGAGGCGCGTTGAAACAGAGCAAAAGTGTGTCAAATCCCTGACCCGCGAGTTGCCGCGCCTTTTCCAATGCCAGCATCGTTTTGCCTGAGCCTGCACAACCCTCGATGAACACCCTGCGATGGCTTTGAATGAACTGAAGTACTTTCATCTGATCCGCCGTCAGTTCGATCAGGCGCTGCTCCTCGTTCGCCAATTCCACGCCGAGTGGTGTACGCAAGGAAAACGATTGCCCCAAAAAGCCTTCCAACAGTCGCAAACGATCCATTCCCAAGGCACCGCGCGTTCGTTCCTCCCCAAGGTACCACTCGAATCCCTCTTTGATTTTAGTTTCAATGTTAAGCAGATCTCGGGAATCCAGTGCCAACTGGAGCGGGAGGTCTGGTCGCAAATTAGTTTGTTCCGTTACAACATCAGGAAAGACTGCCAAATAAGCAATGGTCAGGAAACGCTGCTCCCATCCTGGCAATTCTTTGAACTTGGATAACAATGCTCCCTTGCTGTTTCGCGCCTGCTCGATTGGGTCTTTGATTTCGTGTTCGATCCCTTGGCGGTCTTTACTGAACCATTGTTTCTGATTTGCATCATAGCGAACCTGCCCGCCTTTGACCTCCAAGATCATCAGCCCCAACTCTGGATGAGCAATAATAAAGTCAGCCTCACCATCACGTGCTCCGCTCCTCGGATCTCGTACTTGCCAGGCGACGTTGTAGAAAACATAAAAAGACGGTCCCAATCTTGAGAGGGACTCAAACACTTTTCTCTCGGCTTCCCGTCTGGGGTCACTGAGTACATGTTCGGGCAATCGTTCCGGATATAGTTTCGCCATTGTCCTACCTGCATACTCATTTCATCTTTCAGCAACCAAGGTGGTTGTTCGAACAGGGCAAAGTATACAACAATTTTGCGACTATATTTTTTCGCTCTTATGGGCCTGCTGCAATTGCACTGTTTTATGCACAAAATTGCCAGGTATCGTCGCACGATGCCTGTTTCCCACGCATTAATCGCTGGGATGTATTACATTTGACTTAGGCTGACATCGCCTCCGGGACCTTTTTTCCACCTCTCGTCTTTTTGGAGATTCAATCACGAATCAAAAAACTAGATGGCCTTGTATCGGAAAAGTGTAACCGTATTGGCCACAGCTGCATTTGAATAGCAGGCAATTGGCTTAATAACGAAACCATCTGACTTGTGCATTGTATTCCCGAACGTTCCAAATTAGCTCGGCTCAAGTTACCGTTCTTTCTTAACTCAGCCCATGCTTGCAAAAAAATGTCCTTTGGAATTTCGTATTCCTTTTTATTGATATGAAGCCTTATCCCATTGTGATCTACTTTGCTTACTAGGAATTCTTTCGAGAAAGCCAGTGTCTTAAATTGCCTCCCCTGAA harbors:
- a CDS encoding DNA and RNA helicases superfamily I, whose product is MAKLYPERLPEHVLSDPRREAERKVFESLSRLGPSFYVFYNVAWQVRDPRSGARDGEADFIIAHPELGLMILEVKGGQVRYDANQKQWFSKDRQGIEHEIKDPIEQARNSKGALLSKFKELPGWEQRFLTIAYLAVFPDVVTEQTNLRPDLPLQLALDSRDLLNIETKIKEGFEWYLGEERTRGALGMDRLRLLEGFLGQSFSLRTPLGVELANEEQRLIELTADQMKVLQFIQSHRRVFIEGCAGSGKTMLALEKARQLAGQGFDTLLLCFNAPLAEYLHQRVTDEISVFHFHGLCKHLAKEAGIGYRAHRSEEEYFNEVLPQMLLDAIDELGPQFDAIIVDEGQDFRDEWWEILFFLLRDQHQGIFYVFYDSNQNIYHRPASLTQMISVEPFTLWENCRNTRAIHNVVKGFHHNPTVLTCRGPEGREPEIFYFSTPHEQGERVKKTLHHLVNDEKVEPSNIVLLTTRSPEKTSFVPGKKFGNFVLMEWGDLNLRKNDIRVSSAHRFKGLESRVVILTGLEDNDPSWLNPLLYVACSRARAHLIVVAHERTHAQLENIFRSSTRQP
- a CDS encoding DNA methylase — protein: MPQLDLLTEKTVPQRNEEERRVWLEKLRLRLQDPEFRKTPGFPKASDEAILALSDPPYYTACPNPFLAEIIEKWERERPPLPSGEGLGVRAYHRDPFASDVSEGKNDPIYNAHSYHTKVPHKAIMRYILHYTDPGDVVLDGFCGTGMTGVAAQLCGDKKTVESLGYRVDEEGVIWDGDKPISRLGARKAVLIDLSPAATFIAYNYNTPVDARAFEREAKRILAEVEKECGWMYETWHASPSPSGRGDRGEGERVKGKINYTVWSDVFLCPSCGTEMIFWNVAVDHKKGSVREDWDCPSCRTRLSKSPRKESRTQRAERAFETKYDRALGQTVRMAKQVPVLINYSVGKKRHEKRPDEHDLALIEKIENSDIPYPFPTTPMMFKGDNWGDTWRAGVHAGITHAHHFYTRCNLWALATLWSKISKEDDFRTKQALKLVFTAIIPYASKLRRFRADKKGGGPLSGTLYVASIITPPNVFLSFQRNVQFISQALIELQNNRLDALIGANSSESANLNSNFVDYVFVDPPFGGNLMYSELNFLWEAWLGVFTNNEPEAVVNKTQRKGLPEYQALMESCFREFYRVLKPNRWMTVEFHNSQNAVWNSILEALLRAGFMIADVRTLDKKQGTFKQVTTTSAVKQDLIISAYKPAAEFEQKFIAENGSVRGAWEFISQHLEHVAPPTLKGDHLIEFIEERAPYLLYDRMVAYHIQRGLSVPLSAPEFYQGLKERFAERDGMFFTFPQAAKYDRLRLQAERVEQLPLFITDEKSAIQWLRRQLDSEQGDGPQTYSELANKFKKELHQVSYESMPELRDILEENFLKDDTDRWYLPDPGKESDMQALREKGLLREFALYLKGKGRLKTFRLEAIRAGFSRAWKEREYVTIVQVAERLPARVFEDDPQLMMYADNARLRADALPKQEKLF